In one window of Cupriavidus necator N-1 DNA:
- a CDS encoding ABC transporter substrate-binding protein, giving the protein MPHIHAAPVSPGVCAAAAGNTDNAGTRAARITARRRLLKLGVMIGTSLVLSTQFTGAAHAQAAPTKVRFQLDWRFEGPAALFLLGEQKGYYKAEKLDVSIDAGNGSGNVVNRVASGTYDMGFADMSSVMEFYGNNPDAKNKPVAVMMVYNNTPAAVLALKKSGIRAPKDLAGKRMGAPVFDAGRRAFPIFAKANGLQPSSFNWQAMDPTLRETMLTRGDLDAITGFSFTSILNLNARGVKDEDMVVLPYPQFGVKLYGNAVIASEEFIKKNPEAVKAFLRAFSKSARDVIARPEEGIKAVKARDGIIDEKLEVRRLKLALDSVVKSPDAKAEGFGRISKPRLSLMASQVADAFGTKGRINPDALWTDAFLPSAAELDVLR; this is encoded by the coding sequence ATGCCTCATATCCACGCTGCGCCAGTGTCCCCCGGTGTTTGTGCCGCTGCCGCCGGGAACACTGACAATGCCGGCACGCGCGCGGCCCGCATCACGGCACGGCGCCGCCTGCTGAAGCTCGGCGTGATGATCGGCACCAGCCTGGTGCTGTCGACACAATTCACCGGCGCGGCCCACGCGCAGGCTGCACCAACCAAGGTCCGCTTCCAGCTCGACTGGCGCTTCGAAGGGCCGGCGGCGCTGTTCCTGCTAGGCGAGCAGAAGGGCTACTACAAGGCCGAGAAGCTCGATGTCTCGATCGACGCCGGCAACGGCTCGGGCAACGTGGTCAACCGCGTGGCCTCGGGCACGTACGACATGGGCTTCGCCGACATGTCGTCGGTGATGGAGTTCTACGGCAACAACCCCGATGCCAAGAACAAGCCGGTGGCCGTGATGATGGTCTACAACAACACGCCCGCGGCCGTCCTGGCGCTGAAGAAGTCCGGCATACGCGCGCCGAAGGACCTCGCCGGCAAGCGCATGGGCGCGCCGGTGTTCGACGCCGGCCGCCGCGCCTTCCCGATCTTCGCCAAGGCCAACGGCCTGCAGCCGTCCTCGTTCAACTGGCAGGCGATGGACCCGACGCTGCGCGAGACCATGCTCACGCGCGGCGACCTCGATGCCATCACCGGGTTCTCGTTCACCTCGATCCTGAACCTGAACGCGCGCGGCGTGAAGGATGAAGACATGGTGGTGCTGCCGTACCCGCAGTTCGGCGTGAAGCTGTACGGCAACGCGGTGATCGCCTCCGAGGAGTTCATTAAGAAGAACCCCGAGGCGGTGAAGGCCTTCCTGCGCGCCTTCAGCAAGTCGGCGCGCGACGTGATCGCGCGGCCGGAAGAGGGCATCAAGGCGGTCAAGGCGCGCGACGGCATCATCGACGAAAAGCTGGAAGTGCGCCGGCTCAAGCTTGCGCTGGACAGCGTGGTCAAGTCGCCGGACGCGAAGGCCGAGGGTTTCGGGCGCATCAGCAAGCCGCGCCTGTCGCTGATGGCCTCGCAGGTGGCCGATGCCTTCGGCACCAAGGGCCGCATCAACCCCGATGCGCTGTGGACCGACGCGTTCCTGCCCAGCGCGGCCGAACTGGATGTGCTGCGATGA
- a CDS encoding ABC transporter ATP-binding protein: protein MMTRQAAFMPASGGSAAPAAPPGAEPFVDFNRVWLAYNDELAHKGEFAVEDISLQVAPGEFIAIVGPSGCGKSTFMKLATGLKPATRGIVKIAGQKVTGPLKQVGMAFQAPTLLPWRTTLDNVMLPLEIVEPYRSTLRARRDEYIERARKLLHTVGLAGYEDKYPWQLSGGMQQRASICRALIHEPRMLLLDEPFGALDAFTREELWCVLRDLWQAQRFNVILVTHDLREAVFLADTVYVMSQRPGRILMRKEIDLPRPRDLELTYTEPFADLVHVLREKIGHVRQH, encoded by the coding sequence ATGATGACGCGCCAGGCTGCCTTCATGCCCGCGTCCGGCGGCAGTGCCGCGCCCGCCGCGCCCCCGGGCGCGGAACCCTTTGTCGATTTCAACCGGGTCTGGCTGGCCTATAACGACGAGCTCGCGCACAAGGGCGAGTTCGCGGTCGAGGACATCTCACTGCAGGTGGCGCCGGGTGAGTTCATTGCCATCGTCGGCCCGTCCGGCTGCGGCAAGTCCACCTTCATGAAGCTGGCGACGGGGCTCAAGCCGGCCACGCGCGGCATCGTGAAAATCGCCGGCCAGAAGGTGACCGGCCCGCTCAAGCAGGTCGGCATGGCCTTCCAGGCGCCCACGCTGCTGCCGTGGCGCACCACGCTGGACAACGTGATGCTGCCGCTGGAGATCGTCGAGCCGTATCGCTCCACCCTGCGCGCACGTCGCGACGAGTACATCGAGCGCGCCCGCAAGCTGCTGCATACGGTGGGCCTGGCCGGCTACGAGGACAAATACCCGTGGCAGCTGTCCGGCGGCATGCAGCAGCGCGCCTCGATCTGCCGCGCGCTGATCCACGAGCCGCGCATGCTGCTGCTGGACGAGCCCTTCGGCGCGCTCGACGCCTTTACCCGCGAGGAGCTCTGGTGCGTGCTGCGCGACCTGTGGCAGGCGCAGCGCTTCAACGTGATCCTGGTCACGCACGACCTGCGCGAGGCCGTGTTCCTGGCCGACACCGTCTACGTGATGAGCCAGCGCCCGGGCCGCATCCTGATGCGCAAGGAGATTGACCTGCCGCGCCCGCGCGACCTGGAACTGACCTATACCGAGCCCTTTGCCGACCTGGTGCACGTGTTGCGCGAAAAGATCGGCCATGTGCGGCAACACTAA
- a CDS encoding ABC transporter permease: protein MMTLTSAQERRVQRVAPWLLLAAVLLLWQGACMAFGVSDFILPTPSAIVASLVEYAGVIAGHAWRTFWTTMVGFGVAIAVGVLLGLAMGSSRLLYAASYPLMTAFNALPKAAFVPILVVWFGLGAGPAILTAFLISFFPIMVNIATGLATLEPELEDVLRVLGAKRRDVLFKVGLPRAMPYFFASLKVAITLAFVGTTVSEMNAANEGIGYLLVSAGSAMKMPLAFAGLVVIAVMAMAMYELFAVVEKRMTGWAHRG from the coding sequence ATGATGACTCTGACTTCCGCGCAAGAGCGCCGCGTGCAGCGCGTGGCGCCCTGGCTGCTGCTGGCCGCGGTGCTGTTGCTGTGGCAGGGCGCGTGCATGGCCTTCGGCGTGTCCGACTTCATCCTGCCGACGCCGTCGGCGATCGTGGCCTCGCTGGTGGAATATGCCGGCGTGATCGCCGGCCATGCGTGGCGCACCTTCTGGACCACCATGGTGGGCTTCGGCGTGGCCATCGCCGTGGGCGTGCTGCTGGGGCTGGCAATGGGCTCGTCGCGGCTGCTCTATGCCGCCAGCTATCCGCTGATGACGGCCTTCAACGCGCTGCCCAAGGCCGCCTTCGTGCCGATCCTGGTGGTGTGGTTCGGCTTGGGCGCCGGCCCGGCGATCCTGACCGCGTTCCTGATCTCGTTCTTCCCGATCATGGTCAATATCGCCACCGGGCTGGCCACGCTGGAGCCGGAGCTGGAAGACGTGCTGCGCGTGCTGGGCGCCAAACGGCGCGACGTGCTGTTCAAGGTCGGGCTGCCGCGCGCGATGCCGTATTTCTTCGCCTCGCTGAAGGTGGCGATCACGCTGGCCTTTGTCGGCACCACGGTGTCGGAGATGAACGCCGCCAACGAAGGCATCGGCTACCTGCTGGTGTCGGCCGGCTCGGCCATGAAGATGCCGCTGGCCTTTGCCGGGCTGGTGGTAATCGCGGTGATGGCGATGGCGATGTACGAGCTGTTTGCGGTGGTCGAGAAGCGCATGACGGGCTGGGCGCATCGCGGCTGA
- a CDS encoding LysR substrate-binding domain-containing protein, translated as MEIKWLEDFVSLAETHSFSRSAELRHVTQPAFSRRIQSLEAWVGTELIDRSSYPTSLTPAGKVFYEQALAMLAQVSETRALMRGQRSANAQVLEFAVPHTLSLTFFPEWLKALERRIGTLPCRLRALNVHDAVLMLVEGGCDLVMVYHHARQAIQLDPARYDMLVLGTERLSPYSVPDAAGKPQFRLPGTDKKPVPFLSYTPNAFLGRMVDLLLADTSEALKLDKCYETDMAEALKVMALAGHGMAFLPESAVREDVAAGRLVRAESARGLPLSIDMEIRLYRERPGENGNERRAGARRKRQLVDQVWSTLSAAQSAQPAGAPVSAR; from the coding sequence ATGGAAATCAAATGGCTTGAAGACTTCGTCAGCCTGGCCGAGACGCACAGCTTCTCGCGCTCGGCCGAGCTGCGCCACGTCACGCAGCCCGCGTTCTCGCGCCGCATCCAGTCGCTGGAGGCGTGGGTCGGCACCGAGCTGATCGACCGCTCGAGCTACCCCACCAGCCTGACCCCGGCCGGCAAGGTGTTCTACGAGCAGGCGCTGGCCATGCTGGCGCAGGTCAGCGAGACCCGCGCGCTGATGCGCGGCCAGCGCTCGGCCAACGCCCAGGTGCTGGAGTTCGCGGTGCCGCATACGCTGTCGCTGACCTTCTTCCCGGAATGGCTCAAGGCGCTGGAGCGCCGGATCGGCACGCTGCCCTGCCGGCTGCGCGCCCTCAACGTCCATGATGCGGTGCTGATGCTGGTAGAGGGCGGCTGCGACCTGGTGATGGTCTACCACCACGCGCGCCAGGCCATCCAGCTGGATCCGGCACGGTACGACATGCTGGTGCTTGGTACCGAGCGGCTGTCGCCCTACAGCGTGCCGGACGCCGCCGGCAAGCCGCAGTTCCGGCTGCCCGGCACCGACAAGAAGCCGGTGCCCTTCCTCAGCTACACGCCCAACGCCTTCCTCGGCCGCATGGTCGACCTGCTGCTGGCCGACACCTCCGAGGCGCTCAAGCTCGACAAATGCTACGAGACCGACATGGCCGAGGCGCTCAAGGTGATGGCGCTGGCCGGCCACGGCATGGCCTTCCTGCCCGAAAGCGCGGTACGCGAGGACGTGGCGGCGGGCCGGCTGGTGCGGGCCGAGTCGGCGCGCGGGCTGCCGCTGTCGATCGACATGGAAATCCGGCTGTACCGCGAGCGCCCGGGCGAGAACGGCAACGAACGCCGCGCCGGGGCACGGCGCAAGCGCCAGCTGGTCGATCAGGTGTGGTCGACCTTGTCAGCGGCCCAGTCCGCCCAGCCGGCCGGTGCCCCGGTTTCCGCCAGATGA
- a CDS encoding Glu/Leu/Phe/Val family dehydrogenase, which produces MSSAAPTNIAGQKHALPSYLNADNLGPWGIYLQQVDRVTPYLGSLARWVETLKRPKRAMIVDVPIELDNGTIAHFEGYRVQHNLSRGPGKGGVRFHQDVTLSEVMALSAWMSVKNAAVNVPYGGAKGGIRVDPRTLSHAELERLTRRYTSEINIIIGPSKDIPAPDVNTNAQVMAWMMDTYSMNSGSTATGVVTGKPISLGGSLGRHEATGRGVFVVGSEAARNIGLEIKGARVAVQGFGNVGAVAAKLFHEAGAKVVAVQDHRTTLFDPAGLDVPAMMEYASHSGTIEGFRGEVLRTAQFWEVDCDILIPAALEGQITAENAPQIKARLVIEGANGPTTPEADDILRERNILVAPDVIANAGGVTVSYFEWVQDFSSFFWTEEEINQRLVRIMQEAFRAIWQVAQDNKVTLRTAAFIVACTRILQAREMRGLYP; this is translated from the coding sequence ATGTCTTCCGCAGCACCGACCAATATTGCTGGCCAAAAGCACGCACTCCCGTCTTACCTCAATGCCGACAATCTCGGCCCCTGGGGCATCTACCTGCAGCAGGTCGACCGTGTCACGCCTTACCTGGGCTCGCTGGCACGCTGGGTCGAAACCCTCAAGCGCCCCAAGCGCGCGATGATCGTCGACGTTCCCATCGAACTGGATAATGGCACCATTGCCCATTTCGAGGGCTATCGCGTGCAGCACAACCTGTCGCGCGGCCCGGGCAAGGGCGGCGTGCGCTTCCACCAGGACGTGACCCTGTCCGAAGTGATGGCGCTGTCGGCCTGGATGTCGGTGAAGAATGCCGCGGTCAACGTGCCCTACGGCGGTGCCAAGGGCGGCATCCGCGTCGATCCGCGCACGCTCTCGCACGCCGAACTGGAACGCCTGACGCGCCGCTACACCAGCGAAATCAACATCATCATCGGGCCGAGCAAGGATATTCCGGCGCCGGACGTGAACACCAACGCCCAGGTCATGGCCTGGATGATGGACACGTACTCGATGAACTCCGGCAGCACGGCCACCGGCGTGGTGACCGGCAAGCCGATCTCGCTGGGCGGCTCGCTCGGCCGTCACGAAGCCACCGGCCGCGGCGTGTTCGTGGTCGGCTCCGAAGCCGCGCGCAATATCGGCCTGGAAATCAAGGGCGCGCGCGTGGCCGTGCAGGGCTTCGGCAACGTGGGTGCCGTGGCCGCCAAGCTGTTCCATGAGGCCGGCGCCAAGGTGGTGGCGGTGCAGGACCACCGCACCACGCTGTTCGACCCGGCCGGCCTGGACGTGCCGGCGATGATGGAATACGCCTCGCACAGCGGCACCATCGAAGGCTTCCGCGGCGAAGTCCTGCGTACCGCGCAGTTCTGGGAAGTCGACTGCGACATCCTGATCCCGGCCGCGCTGGAAGGCCAGATCACGGCCGAGAACGCGCCGCAGATCAAGGCCCGCCTGGTGATCGAGGGGGCCAACGGCCCGACCACCCCGGAAGCGGACGACATCCTGCGCGAGCGCAATATCCTGGTGGCCCCGGACGTGATCGCCAACGCCGGCGGCGTGACCGTGTCCTACTTCGAATGGGTGCAGGATTTCTCGAGCTTCTTCTGGACCGAGGAAGAGATCAACCAGCGCCTGGTACGGATCATGCAAGAAGCCTTCCGGGCAATCTGGCAAGTGGCACAGGACAACAAGGTGACCCTACGCACGGCGGCGTTTATCGTGGCCTGTACGCGGATCCTGCAGGCGCGCGAGATGCGCGGCCTGTATCCCTGA
- a CDS encoding glutamate/aspartate ABC transporter substrate-binding protein, which produces MNFAKLAALMIAAGVMCGTAQAAEQLTGTLKKIKDTGVITLGVRESSIPFNYNLGGVRQVGYSYDINMKIVEAIKDQLKLPNLQVKEIPITSQNRITLLQNGTIDIECGSTTNNLERQKQVAFTNSIFIIGTRIMVKKDAGIKDWADLKGKNIVTTAGTTSERLLRKMNDDQKLGMNIISTKDHGQSFLTLESGRAVAFMMDDALLYGERAKAKNPADWIVVGKPQSRESYGCMIRKDDPQFKKLSDTVITGMMKDGSVNTLYTKWFMQPVPPKGLNLDFPLSEDMKALIKAPNDKALD; this is translated from the coding sequence ATGAATTTTGCCAAGTTGGCTGCCCTGATGATTGCCGCGGGCGTGATGTGCGGGACGGCACAGGCAGCTGAACAACTGACGGGCACGCTGAAGAAGATCAAGGACACCGGCGTCATCACGCTGGGCGTGCGCGAGTCGTCGATTCCGTTCAACTACAACCTGGGCGGCGTGCGGCAAGTCGGCTATTCCTACGATATCAACATGAAGATCGTGGAAGCCATCAAGGACCAGTTGAAGCTGCCGAACCTGCAGGTCAAGGAAATCCCGATCACGTCGCAGAACCGCATCACGCTGCTGCAGAACGGCACCATCGACATCGAGTGCGGCTCCACCACCAACAACCTGGAACGCCAGAAGCAGGTTGCGTTCACCAACTCCATCTTCATCATCGGCACGCGCATCATGGTGAAGAAGGATGCCGGCATCAAGGACTGGGCCGACCTGAAGGGCAAGAACATCGTCACCACCGCCGGCACCACGTCGGAGCGCCTGCTGCGCAAGATGAACGATGACCAGAAGCTGGGCATGAACATCATCAGCACCAAGGACCACGGCCAGTCGTTCCTGACGCTGGAATCGGGCCGCGCGGTCGCGTTCATGATGGACGACGCGCTGCTGTACGGCGAGCGTGCCAAGGCGAAGAACCCGGCCGACTGGATCGTGGTGGGCAAGCCGCAATCGCGCGAGTCCTATGGCTGCATGATCCGCAAGGACGATCCGCAGTTCAAGAAGCTGTCCGATACCGTGATCACCGGCATGATGAAGGACGGTTCGGTCAACACCCTGTACACCAAGTGGTTCATGCAACCGGTGCCGCCGAAGGGCCTCAACCTGGACTTCCCGCTGTCTGAAGACATGAAGGCGCTGATCAAGGCGCCGAACGACAAGGCGCTGGACTGA
- a CDS encoding amino acid ABC transporter permease yields the protein MNYNWHWGVFLEQAAQNETYLDWMISGLKVTLALGLSSWVIALVIGSVLGVLRTVPNKWLAGIAATYVEIFRNIPLLVQLFIWYFVAPELLPGGEAIKQMNPFAQQFLAAMLCLGTFTAARVCEQVRSGINSLARGQMNAGLAMGFTLPQTYRHVLLPMAFRVIVPPLTSEFLNIFKNSAVASTIGLLELAAQGRQLVDYTARPYESFIAVTLMYALINVTVMLIMRWVEARTRVPGFIGGK from the coding sequence ATGAACTACAACTGGCATTGGGGAGTCTTCCTCGAACAGGCCGCCCAGAACGAGACCTACCTGGACTGGATGATCTCGGGCCTGAAGGTGACGCTCGCGCTGGGGCTCTCGTCCTGGGTCATCGCCCTGGTCATCGGCTCGGTGCTTGGCGTGCTGCGCACCGTGCCCAACAAGTGGCTGGCGGGCATCGCCGCCACCTATGTGGAAATCTTCCGCAACATCCCGCTGCTGGTGCAGCTGTTCATCTGGTATTTCGTCGCGCCCGAGCTGCTGCCCGGCGGCGAGGCGATCAAGCAGATGAACCCGTTCGCGCAGCAGTTCCTGGCCGCCATGCTGTGCCTGGGCACCTTCACCGCCGCGCGGGTCTGCGAGCAGGTGCGCTCGGGCATCAACTCGCTGGCGCGCGGGCAGATGAACGCCGGCCTGGCGATGGGCTTCACGCTGCCGCAGACGTACCGCCACGTGCTGCTGCCGATGGCGTTCCGCGTGATCGTGCCGCCGCTGACTTCCGAGTTCCTGAACATCTTCAAGAACTCGGCGGTGGCGTCGACCATCGGCCTGCTGGAACTGGCGGCGCAGGGCCGGCAACTGGTGGACTACACCGCGCGCCCGTATGAATCGTTCATCGCGGTCACGCTGATGTACGCGCTGATCAACGTGACGGTGATGCTGATCATGCGCTGGGTGGAAGCCCGCACGCGCGTGCCCGGCTTCATCGGCGGCAAGTAA
- the gltK gene encoding glutamate/aspartate ABC transporter permease GltK: MAYSFDFTSITPATLHVLGEGMMVSLKITVTAVVVGIVWGTILAMMRLSSFKLLNWFAQGYVTIFRSIPLVMVLLWFFLIIPQVLQNLFNLSPATDLRMTSALVAFALFEAAYYSEIIRAGIQSVSRGQMFAAQAMGMTYGQSMRLVILPQAFRNMVPLLLTQGIILFQDTSLVYVSALADFFGQAYGIGERDGRIVEMLLFAGLVYFVICFSASLLVKRYQKKVAV, encoded by the coding sequence ATGGCTTATTCCTTCGATTTCACCTCCATCACCCCTGCCACGCTTCATGTCCTGGGTGAGGGCATGATGGTCTCTCTCAAGATCACCGTCACCGCGGTGGTGGTGGGCATTGTCTGGGGCACCATCCTGGCGATGATGCGGCTGTCGTCGTTCAAGCTGCTGAACTGGTTTGCGCAGGGGTATGTGACCATCTTCCGTTCCATCCCGCTGGTGATGGTGCTGCTGTGGTTCTTCCTGATCATCCCGCAGGTGCTGCAGAACCTGTTCAACCTGTCGCCGGCGACCGACCTGCGCATGACGTCCGCGCTGGTGGCCTTTGCGCTGTTCGAGGCCGCGTACTACTCGGAAATCATCCGCGCGGGCATCCAGAGCGTGTCGCGCGGGCAGATGTTCGCGGCGCAGGCGATGGGCATGACCTATGGCCAGTCGATGCGGCTGGTGATCCTGCCGCAGGCGTTCCGCAACATGGTGCCGCTGCTGCTGACGCAAGGGATCATCCTGTTCCAGGATACGTCGCTGGTCTACGTCAGCGCGCTGGCCGACTTCTTTGGCCAGGCCTATGGCATCGGCGAACGTGACGGCCGCATCGTCGAGATGCTGCTGTTCGCCGGCCTGGTGTACTTCGTTATCTGCTTCTCCGCTTCGCTGCTGGTCAAGCGTTACCAGAAAAAGGTGGCTGTATGA
- a CDS encoding amino acid ABC transporter ATP-binding protein: MIEINNVSKWYGAFQVLTDCTTKVAKGEVVVVCGPSGSGKSTLIKTVNALEPFQKGDILVDGTSVGNPKTNLPKLRSRVGMVFQNFELFPHLSITENLTIAQMKVLGRSKEEALAKGLKYLDRVGLKSQAEKYPGQLSGGQQQRVAIARALSMDPICMLFDEPTSALDPEMVNEVLDVMVQLAQEGMTMMCVTHEMGFARKVANRVIFMDQGKIVEDCEKEEFFGNIEHRSERARQFLSKILHH, translated from the coding sequence ATGATCGAAATCAACAATGTCTCCAAGTGGTACGGTGCCTTCCAGGTGCTGACCGACTGCACCACCAAGGTCGCCAAGGGTGAAGTGGTGGTGGTGTGCGGCCCGTCCGGGTCGGGCAAGTCCACGCTGATCAAGACCGTCAATGCGCTTGAGCCGTTCCAGAAGGGCGATATCCTGGTCGACGGCACCTCGGTGGGCAATCCCAAGACCAACCTGCCCAAGCTGCGCTCGCGCGTGGGCATGGTGTTCCAGAACTTCGAGCTGTTCCCGCACCTGTCGATCACCGAGAACCTGACCATCGCGCAGATGAAGGTGCTCGGCCGCTCCAAGGAAGAAGCGCTGGCCAAGGGCCTGAAGTACCTGGACCGCGTGGGCCTGAAGAGCCAGGCGGAGAAGTACCCCGGCCAGCTGTCGGGCGGCCAGCAGCAGCGCGTGGCGATCGCGCGCGCACTGTCGATGGATCCGATCTGCATGCTGTTCGACGAGCCGACCTCGGCGCTGGACCCGGAGATGGTCAACGAAGTGCTGGACGTGATGGTGCAGCTGGCCCAGGAAGGCATGACCATGATGTGCGTGACCCACGAAATGGGCTTCGCGCGCAAGGTGGCCAACCGCGTGATCTTCATGGACCAGGGCAAGATTGTCGAAGACTGCGAGAAGGAGGAGTTCTTCGGCAATATCGAACACCGCTCCGAGCGCGCGCGCCAGTTCCTGTCGAAGATTTTGCATCACTGA
- a CDS encoding class II glutamine amidotransferase, producing the protein MCQLLGMNCATPTDVTFSFTGFAARGGLTDHHADGFGVAFFEDKACRLFIDNQSAGTSPVADLIKRYPIKSKNVISHIRKATQGTVLLENCHPFMRELWGRHWIFAHNGDLKGFTPFLSGVYQPVGDTDSELAFCTLMQGLRKRFPGSQPPLNELCHALADITREITLHGVFNYLLCNGQAQFAHCSTHLYYIVRQWPFSTAHLIDADLSIDFAQVTTPDDRVAVIATQPLTDNETWTRFAPGELIMFEDGRPTMTLTVPIPPEVQAKNAANTTCT; encoded by the coding sequence ATGTGCCAGCTGCTAGGCATGAACTGCGCCACGCCGACCGACGTGACGTTCTCCTTCACCGGCTTTGCCGCGCGCGGTGGCCTGACCGACCATCACGCCGACGGCTTCGGTGTCGCCTTCTTCGAGGACAAGGCCTGCCGCCTGTTTATCGACAACCAGTCCGCCGGCACCTCGCCGGTGGCAGACCTGATCAAGCGCTACCCGATCAAGTCCAAGAACGTCATCTCGCATATCCGCAAGGCCACGCAAGGCACCGTGCTGCTGGAAAACTGCCACCCCTTCATGCGCGAACTGTGGGGCCGCCACTGGATCTTTGCCCATAACGGCGACCTGAAGGGCTTCACCCCGTTCCTGTCCGGCGTCTACCAGCCGGTGGGCGACACCGACAGCGAACTGGCCTTCTGCACGCTGATGCAGGGCCTGCGCAAGCGCTTCCCGGGCTCGCAGCCGCCGCTGAACGAGCTGTGCCATGCGCTGGCCGACATCACCCGCGAGATCACGCTGCATGGCGTGTTCAACTACCTGCTGTGCAACGGCCAGGCCCAGTTCGCGCACTGTTCCACGCACCTGTACTACATCGTGCGGCAATGGCCGTTCTCAACCGCGCACCTGATCGATGCCGACCTGTCGATCGACTTCGCCCAGGTCACCACGCCGGACGACCGCGTGGCGGTGATCGCCACCCAGCCGCTGACCGACAACGAGACCTGGACCCGCTTCGCCCCGGGCGAGCTGATCATGTTCGAGGACGGGCGCCCGACCATGACGCTGACGGTGCCGATCCCGCCGGAAGTGCAGGCGAAGAACGCGGCCAACACGACCTGCACCTGA
- a CDS encoding tartrate dehydrogenase, whose product MRQYKIAVIPGDGIGTEVMPEGIRVMDAAARRFGIDFQWDHFDFSSCDYYARHGKMLPDDWFDTLVKYDAIYFGAVGWPDAVPDHVSLWGSLLQFRRSFDQYVNLRPVRLMPGIRSPLAGRKPGDIDFYVVRENTEGEYSSIGGRMFPGTEREIVVQETVMSRTGVDRILKFAFELAQKRPRKHLTSATKSNGISITMPYWDERVEAMAASYPGIKVDKYHIDILTAHFVQHPDWFDVVVASNLFGDILSDLGPACTGTIGIAPSGNINPDRTFPSLFEPVHGSAPDIAGRGVANPIGQIWCGAMMLEHLGHEAAGAAVLGAIEKVLAAGPEHAPLTRDIGGKAGTADLGQAIAEAL is encoded by the coding sequence ATGCGCCAATACAAGATCGCCGTGATTCCCGGAGACGGAATCGGCACGGAAGTCATGCCCGAGGGCATCCGCGTGATGGACGCCGCGGCGCGGCGCTTCGGCATCGACTTCCAGTGGGACCACTTCGACTTTTCCAGCTGCGACTACTACGCCCGCCACGGCAAGATGCTGCCGGACGACTGGTTCGACACGCTGGTCAAGTACGACGCCATCTACTTCGGCGCGGTGGGCTGGCCTGATGCCGTGCCTGACCACGTCTCGCTGTGGGGCTCGCTGCTGCAGTTCCGGCGCTCGTTCGACCAGTACGTGAACCTGCGCCCGGTGCGGCTGATGCCCGGCATCAGGAGCCCGCTGGCCGGCCGCAAGCCTGGCGATATCGACTTTTATGTGGTGCGCGAGAACACCGAGGGTGAATACTCCAGCATCGGCGGGCGCATGTTTCCGGGCACCGAGCGCGAGATCGTGGTGCAGGAAACCGTGATGAGCCGCACCGGCGTCGACCGCATCCTGAAGTTTGCCTTCGAGCTGGCGCAGAAGCGGCCCAGGAAGCACCTGACATCGGCGACCAAGTCCAATGGCATCTCGATCACCATGCCGTACTGGGACGAGCGCGTCGAGGCGATGGCGGCCAGCTACCCCGGCATCAAGGTCGACAAGTACCACATCGACATCCTGACCGCGCATTTCGTCCAGCATCCGGACTGGTTCGACGTGGTGGTGGCCAGCAACCTGTTCGGCGACATCCTGTCCGACCTGGGGCCAGCCTGCACTGGCACCATCGGCATCGCGCCGTCGGGCAATATCAACCCGGACCGCACCTTCCCCAGCCTGTTTGAGCCGGTGCACGGCTCGGCCCCGGATATTGCCGGGCGCGGCGTGGCCAACCCGATCGGCCAGATCTGGTGCGGCGCCATGATGCTGGAGCACCTGGGCCATGAAGCCGCCGGCGCTGCCGTGCTGGGTGCGATCGAGAAGGTGCTGGCCGCGGGCCCCGAACACGCGCCGCTGACGCGCGACATCGGCGGCAAGGCCGGCACGGCCGACCTGGGCCAGGCTATCGCGGAGGCGCTGTGA